A region of the Longimicrobium sp. genome:
CGGACGGTGGGGACCTGCACCGTCTCGGCGCCCAGCGCCTCCAGCGCGGCCGCGAACTCGCTGGCCTGCGCCCGGGCGCGGGTGACCACGATGCGCTTTCCCGACAGGGGGCGGCGGTCCCACCACGCAAGTTGCTCCCGAAGGGACGCCACCTCGCCCACGACGATCAGCGACGGGGCGCCGATTCCCGCCTCCCGCGCGATGGCGGGAAGGGTGGTCAGCGTTCCCGTGACGGTGCGCTGGCGGGGGTACGTTCCCCACTCGATCGCCGCGGCCGGGGTGTCCGCCGCGCGGCCGGCCTCAACCAGTCGGCGGAAGTTTTCCGCCATCCGCCCCACGCCCATGTAGAAGACCACCGTGCCCACGCCGCGGGCCAGGTGCGCCCAGTCGACGTCGGTGTCGGCCTTGGTGGGGTCTTCGTGCCCCGTGACGAAGGCCACGCTGGCCGCCATCCCCCGCTGGGTGACGGGGATTCCCGCGTACGCCGGCGCGGCGATCCCCGCCGTGACGCCGGGAACCACCTCGAACGGCACGCCGGCCTTCGCCAGGATCAGCGCCTCTTCCCCGCCCCGCCCGAAGACGAACGGGTCGCCG
Encoded here:
- the cobA gene encoding uroporphyrinogen-III C-methyltransferase, which codes for MTGTVYLVGAGPGDPGLLTLRAAELIARADVLVYDALVSPAILERATAPRRIYVGKRGGEHTRTQDEINGILVELARENRCVVRLKGGDPFVFGRGGEEALILAKAGVPFEVVPGVTAGIAAPAYAGIPVTQRGMAASVAFVTGHEDPTKADTDVDWAHLARGVGTVVFYMGVGRMAENFRRLVEAGRAADTPAAAIEWGTYPRQRTVTGTLTTLPAIAREAGIGAPSLIVVGEVASLREQLAWWDRRPLSGKRIVVTRARAQASEFAAALEALGAETVQVPTVR